A stretch of Bradyrhizobium sp. AZCC 2262 DNA encodes these proteins:
- a CDS encoding DUF6884 domain-containing protein, whose amino-acid sequence MITHGVALNEMTHISFVSCSKTKASHSAPAAALYESSLFRKSLLAALDAGKQTYILSAKHGVLDLGQIIDPYDVTLKKISRVERIDWAKRTGDQMRSLLRPGDTVGLYCGEEYAGPIREVIRSQGSRTVEPLFHLSLGFRLRSLAKLNSEDELKRDLKKFYKIIRRLWQGQRGGRRFVEMNGKMNWPERGVYFITGKALEFERSASMPRIIRVGTHAVSKGSRTTLWDRISTHRGTGAGTGSHRSSIFRSHVGRTIMRTEADTKWPDSWAAGQSAPISIRANELELEQRVSSLIGEMNLLWLNIPDAAGPASDRAYIERNAIGLLSRTGLLSPKTIGPWLGKFSDDWRIATSGLWNLNHLFLKPDLSFLDVLGEYVDITLGNTSEPQRSIAPANWYSQLKSESDQLSLFLNQD is encoded by the coding sequence ATGATCACGCATGGGGTGGCATTGAATGAGATGACACACATTTCATTTGTTTCATGCTCCAAAACCAAAGCCTCTCACAGTGCACCGGCTGCTGCATTGTATGAATCGTCATTGTTTAGAAAATCACTCCTGGCTGCGCTCGATGCCGGCAAACAGACTTACATTCTTTCCGCGAAGCATGGCGTGCTAGACCTCGGACAGATCATTGACCCTTATGACGTAACCTTAAAAAAGATTTCGCGAGTGGAAAGAATTGATTGGGCCAAGCGCACTGGAGATCAGATGCGTTCTTTATTGAGACCTGGTGATACTGTTGGCCTTTATTGCGGGGAAGAATATGCCGGGCCGATAAGGGAAGTAATTCGCTCGCAGGGCAGTAGAACCGTCGAACCATTATTCCACTTATCGCTAGGTTTTCGCTTAAGATCGCTGGCGAAGTTGAACAGTGAGGATGAACTCAAAAGAGACCTAAAGAAGTTCTACAAAATTATCAGACGCCTCTGGCAAGGGCAGAGAGGCGGCCGGCGCTTTGTTGAAATGAACGGAAAAATGAACTGGCCCGAACGCGGGGTTTACTTCATCACCGGCAAAGCCCTAGAATTTGAGCGCTCTGCTTCCATGCCACGTATCATCCGCGTTGGGACTCACGCAGTTAGCAAAGGCTCTCGAACAACTCTCTGGGATAGAATCAGCACGCATCGAGGCACCGGGGCAGGTACCGGCAGTCACCGCTCGTCTATCTTCCGATCGCATGTTGGGCGAACAATTATGAGGACTGAGGCGGATACGAAATGGCCAGATAGTTGGGCTGCTGGGCAATCTGCTCCAATTTCAATTCGCGCTAACGAGCTAGAACTTGAGCAACGAGTGAGTTCGCTCATTGGCGAGATGAACTTGTTATGGCTTAACATCCCTGACGCAGCTGGCCCCGCAAGTGACAGGGCCTACATAGAGCGAAATGCAATTGGATTGCTGTCTAGAACTGGACTTCTGTCTCCCAAGACTATCGGGCCCTGGCTCGGCAAATTCAGCGACGACTGGCGGATCGCAACGAGCGGCCTTTGGAATCTTAACCACCTGTTCTTAAAGCCAGATTTGTCTTTCCTAGACGTACTCGGCGAGTATGTAGACATCACTCTAGGCAACACATCAGAACCACAGCGTTCGATTGCACCAGCAAATTGGTACTCGCAATTAAAGTCCGAATCGGATCAGCTTAGTCTGTTTCTAAATCAAGACTGA
- the fba gene encoding class II fructose-bisphosphate aldolase (catalyzes the reversible aldol condensation of dihydroxyacetonephosphate and glyceraldehyde 3-phosphate in the Calvin cycle, glycolysis, and/or gluconeogenesis) has protein sequence MARITLRQLLDHAAEHEYGVPAFNINNMEQALAIMEAASTLDAPVIIQASRGARSYANDVMLKHMMDAVTEIYPQIPVCVHLDHGNEPATCMTAIQAGFTSVMMDGSLKADGKTPGDWNYNVGVTKTVTDMAHLGGISVEGELGVLGSLETGMGDKEDGHGAEGKLSHDQLLTNPDEAVKFVKETKVDALAIAMGTSHGAYKFTRKPDGDILAMKVIEEIHRKLPNTHLVMHGSSSVPQDLQEIINANGGKMKPTWGVPVSEIQRGIKNGVRKINIDTDNRMAMTGQIRKVLNDNPEEFDPRKYLKPAMEAMAKLCKQRLQEFNTAGQASKIKKVLTTAEMAKRYSKGELDPKTA, from the coding sequence ATGGCTCGCATTACCTTGCGTCAACTGCTCGATCACGCGGCAGAGCACGAGTACGGGGTGCCGGCGTTCAACATCAACAACATGGAGCAGGCGCTGGCCATCATGGAGGCCGCCTCTACCCTCGATGCGCCCGTCATCATCCAGGCCTCGCGCGGCGCGCGCTCCTACGCCAACGACGTGATGCTCAAGCACATGATGGACGCCGTCACCGAAATCTATCCGCAGATTCCAGTCTGCGTGCATCTCGACCACGGCAACGAACCCGCGACCTGCATGACTGCGATCCAGGCCGGCTTCACCTCGGTCATGATGGACGGTTCGCTGAAGGCCGACGGCAAGACCCCCGGCGACTGGAACTACAATGTCGGCGTGACCAAGACCGTCACCGACATGGCCCATCTCGGCGGCATTTCGGTGGAAGGCGAACTCGGCGTGCTCGGCTCGCTCGAGACCGGCATGGGCGACAAGGAAGACGGCCACGGCGCCGAAGGCAAGCTCTCGCACGACCAGTTGCTGACCAATCCCGACGAAGCCGTGAAGTTCGTGAAAGAGACAAAAGTCGACGCGCTGGCGATCGCAATGGGCACCTCGCACGGCGCCTACAAGTTCACCCGCAAGCCTGACGGCGACATCCTCGCCATGAAGGTGATCGAGGAAATCCATCGCAAGCTGCCGAACACGCATCTGGTGATGCACGGCTCGTCCTCGGTGCCGCAGGATTTGCAGGAGATCATCAACGCCAATGGCGGCAAGATGAAGCCGACCTGGGGCGTCCCGGTTTCCGAAATTCAGCGCGGCATCAAGAACGGCGTGCGCAAGATCAACATCGACACGGATAACCGCATGGCGATGACCGGCCAGATCCGCAAAGTCCTGAACGACAATCCCGAAGAGTTCGATCCGCGCAAATATCTCAAGCCGGCGATGGAAGCGATGGCCAAGCTGTGCAAGCAGCGGCTGCAGGAATTCAATACCGCAGGCCAGGCCAGCAAGATCAAGAAGGTGCTGACCACGGCCGAAATGGCCAAGCGGTACAGCAAGGGTGAGCTCGATCCCAAGACCGCCTGA
- a CDS encoding tetratricopeptide repeat protein → MKLLRPISLLAGLLMTMAGATAQVSLTPPAAQPPASPPAAAKKEAPKPKAPTAAKKPAATPTPAAPLKPTVTTKPVAAPTPSPSPTPTFDDPNVDNVYGAYQRGLYKTTFDLATTRAQFARDPKAMTMLGELYANGLGIKRDYAKAADWYQRAADAGDREGMFALAMMRLSGRGGATNRDQAVKLLASSAKLGNPKAAYNLALLYLDGNTLPQDVKRAAELLRTAADAGNPEAQYALATFYKEGNGVPKDLERAVRLLQAASLADNVDAEVEYAIALFNGTGTPKNQAAAIALLRKAARQNSPIAQNRLARVLVSGLGVPVDKIEGLKWHLVAKTAGKGDPELDERLSELSPEDRAKVEAAARKWTGTTGK, encoded by the coding sequence ATGAAACTACTGCGTCCCATATCGCTGCTTGCGGGCCTCTTGATGACGATGGCCGGCGCCACCGCGCAGGTCTCGCTGACGCCGCCCGCCGCGCAGCCGCCCGCGAGCCCGCCAGCGGCGGCGAAAAAGGAAGCGCCCAAACCAAAGGCTCCGACGGCTGCGAAAAAGCCCGCGGCGACACCAACGCCGGCGGCGCCGCTCAAGCCCACGGTTACGACCAAACCCGTGGCAGCACCAACGCCCTCCCCCTCGCCGACACCGACCTTCGATGATCCGAACGTCGACAACGTCTATGGCGCCTATCAGCGCGGCCTCTACAAGACGACCTTCGATCTCGCGACCACGCGCGCGCAATTTGCCCGCGATCCGAAGGCGATGACGATGCTGGGCGAGCTCTATGCCAACGGGCTCGGCATCAAGCGCGACTATGCGAAGGCCGCCGACTGGTACCAGCGCGCGGCGGACGCCGGCGACCGCGAAGGCATGTTCGCGCTCGCCATGATGCGGCTGTCCGGCCGCGGCGGCGCCACCAACCGCGATCAGGCGGTCAAGCTGCTGGCCTCCTCGGCCAAGCTCGGCAACCCCAAGGCGGCGTACAATCTGGCGCTGCTCTATCTCGACGGCAACACGCTGCCGCAGGACGTCAAGCGCGCCGCCGAACTGCTGCGTACCGCAGCCGACGCCGGCAACCCGGAGGCGCAGTACGCGCTCGCGACCTTCTACAAGGAAGGCAACGGCGTGCCGAAGGACCTCGAGCGGGCGGTGCGGCTGTTGCAGGCGGCTTCGCTGGCCGACAATGTCGACGCCGAGGTCGAATATGCCATCGCGCTGTTCAACGGCACCGGCACGCCGAAGAACCAGGCCGCGGCGATCGCGCTGCTGCGCAAGGCGGCGCGGCAGAATTCGCCGATCGCGCAGAACCGCCTCGCCCGCGTGCTGGTGAGCGGACTGGGAGTGCCGGTGGACAAGATCGAAGGCCTGAAGTGGCACCTTGTCGCCAAGACAGCCGGCAAGGGCGATCCCGAGCTCGATGAGCGGCTCTCGGAGCTCAGCCCCGAGGACCGCGCCAAGGTCGAGGCGGCGGCGCGCAAATGGACCGGCACCACCGGCAAATGA
- a CDS encoding inositol monophosphatase family protein, with protein sequence MLYSALINVMVKAARRAGRSLKRDLGEIEHLQVSLKGPANFVTKADKRAEEMLYEDLAKARPGYGFIGEEGGSREGADKTHTWIVDPLDGTTNFLHGIPQFAISIGLRREDTIIAGVIYNPANDELYIAERGKGAFLNDQRLRVAGRRRLDECVVACGLPHIGRGDHEIALKEMAALQSKVAGFRRFGAASLDLAFVAAGRLDGYWERNLQPWDIAAGQIMVREAGGTISGTEGNDDPLKTGHVIAGNEFVHSELVKILKPLGK encoded by the coding sequence ATGCTGTATTCAGCCCTTATCAACGTCATGGTGAAAGCCGCGCGCCGCGCCGGCCGCAGCCTCAAGCGCGACCTCGGCGAGATCGAGCACCTGCAGGTGTCGCTGAAGGGACCGGCGAACTTCGTCACCAAGGCCGACAAGCGCGCCGAGGAAATGCTGTACGAGGACCTCGCCAAGGCGCGGCCGGGCTACGGCTTCATCGGCGAGGAAGGCGGCAGCCGCGAAGGCGCCGACAAGACCCACACCTGGATCGTCGATCCCCTGGACGGCACCACCAACTTCCTGCACGGCATCCCGCAATTTGCGATCTCGATCGGTCTGCGGCGCGAAGACACCATCATTGCCGGCGTGATCTACAATCCCGCCAATGACGAGTTGTACATCGCCGAACGCGGCAAGGGCGCGTTCCTCAACGACCAGCGGCTGCGCGTCGCCGGCCGCCGCCGGCTCGACGAATGCGTCGTCGCCTGCGGCCTGCCGCATATCGGCCGCGGCGACCATGAGATCGCGCTGAAGGAAATGGCCGCGCTGCAAAGCAAGGTCGCCGGCTTCCGCCGCTTCGGCGCCGCCTCCCTCGACCTCGCCTTCGTCGCCGCCGGCCGCCTCGACGGCTACTGGGAACGCAACCTGCAGCCCTGGGACATCGCGGCCGGACAGATCATGGTGCGAGAGGCTGGGGGGACGATCTCGGGCACCGAGGGCAATGACGATCCGCTGAAGACCGGGCATGTGATTGCCGGCAACGAGTTCGTGCATAGCGAGCTGGTGAAGATTCTAAAGCCGCTCGGCAAATAG
- the gap gene encoding type I glyceraldehyde-3-phosphate dehydrogenase encodes MAIRVAINGFGRIGRNVLRAIAESGRNDIEVVGINDLGPVETNAHLLRFDSVHGRFPGTVTVDGDSLSLGNGKIKVSAERDPSKLPWKALGVDIALECTGIFTAKDKASAHLTAGAKRVLVSAPADNADATIVFGVNHDTLTKDHLVVSNGSCTTNCLAPVAKVLNDTVGIETGFMTTIHAYTGDQPTLDTLHKDLYRGRAAAMSMIPTSTGAAKAIGLVLPELKGKLDGVAIRVPTPNVSVVDLKIVAKRATDVKEINAAMKRASEQQLKGILGYTTAPNVSIDFNHDPHSSTFHEDQTKVQNGTLVRVMSWYDNEWGFSNRMADTAVAMGKLL; translated from the coding sequence ATGGCAATCCGCGTCGCGATCAACGGATTTGGCCGCATCGGCCGCAACGTGTTGCGAGCCATCGCGGAATCTGGCCGCAACGATATCGAGGTGGTCGGCATCAACGATCTCGGCCCGGTCGAGACCAACGCCCACCTGCTGCGCTTCGATTCCGTGCATGGCCGCTTCCCCGGCACCGTGACCGTCGATGGCGACTCGCTCAGCCTTGGCAATGGCAAGATCAAGGTTTCCGCCGAGCGCGATCCGTCGAAGCTGCCGTGGAAGGCCCTCGGCGTCGATATCGCGCTGGAATGCACCGGCATCTTCACCGCCAAGGACAAGGCCTCCGCGCACCTGACCGCCGGCGCCAAGCGCGTGCTGGTCTCCGCGCCCGCCGACAATGCCGACGCAACCATCGTCTTCGGCGTCAACCATGATACCCTGACCAAGGATCACCTGGTCGTCTCCAACGGTTCCTGCACCACCAACTGCCTCGCGCCCGTCGCCAAGGTGCTTAACGACACGGTGGGCATCGAGACCGGCTTCATGACCACGATCCACGCCTATACCGGCGACCAGCCCACCCTCGACACTCTGCACAAGGATCTCTATCGCGGCCGCGCGGCAGCGATGTCGATGATCCCGACCTCGACGGGTGCTGCGAAGGCAATCGGCCTGGTGCTGCCGGAACTGAAGGGCAAGCTCGACGGCGTCGCGATCCGCGTGCCGACCCCGAACGTCTCGGTGGTCGATCTCAAGATCGTCGCCAAGCGCGCCACCGATGTGAAGGAAATCAACGCGGCGATGAAGCGCGCCTCCGAGCAGCAGCTCAAGGGCATCCTCGGCTACACCACGGCGCCGAACGTCTCGATCGACTTCAACCACGACCCCCACTCGTCGACGTTCCATGAGGACCAGACCAAGGTGCAGAACGGCACGCTGGTGCGCGTAATGTCCTGGTACGACAATGAATGGGGTTTCTCCAACCGCATGGCCGACACCGCCGTCGCGATGGGGAAGCTCCTGTAA
- a CDS encoding thiamine phosphate synthase: MANKPVPLRPAPRLYLATSEVDDPSQFASQLPELLAAADVAAVLLRLKQTDQRTMISRVKTLAPVIQNAGAALLLDGHVELVARAGADGAHLNGIAALEEALPSLKPDRIAGVGGLATRHDSMAAGEAGADYVLFGEPDASGQRPSVDAIAERLQWWDELFEPPCIGFAASREEAFEFAAVGADFVLVGDFIWADPRGAKAALTDAGQAIAEAHETAFGKAKTGTGTDKAGRG; this comes from the coding sequence TTGGCTAACAAACCTGTTCCGCTGCGCCCGGCGCCGCGCCTCTATCTCGCGACATCAGAGGTGGACGATCCGTCGCAGTTCGCAAGTCAGCTTCCGGAGCTGTTGGCGGCGGCCGACGTCGCGGCGGTGCTGCTGCGGCTCAAGCAGACGGACCAGCGCACCATGATTTCGCGCGTGAAGACGCTGGCGCCCGTGATCCAGAACGCCGGCGCGGCACTCCTGCTCGACGGCCATGTCGAACTGGTGGCGCGGGCGGGCGCCGACGGCGCGCATCTGAATGGCATCGCCGCGCTGGAAGAGGCCTTGCCGTCACTGAAGCCGGACCGCATTGCCGGCGTCGGCGGGCTTGCCACGCGACACGATTCGATGGCTGCGGGCGAAGCGGGCGCGGACTACGTGCTGTTCGGCGAACCCGACGCCAGCGGCCAGCGGCCGTCGGTGGACGCGATCGCCGAGCGCCTGCAATGGTGGGATGAACTGTTCGAGCCGCCTTGCATCGGCTTTGCCGCCTCGCGCGAGGAGGCTTTTGAATTTGCGGCCGTCGGTGCGGATTTTGTGCTGGTCGGCGATTTCATCTGGGCCGACCCGCGCGGCGCCAAGGCGGCGCTGACCGATGCCGGGCAGGCGATCGCAGAAGCGCACGAAACCGCGTTCGGAAAGGCCAAGACCGGCACTGGCACCGACAAGGCCGGGCGCGGATAA
- a CDS encoding phosphoglycerate kinase, producing the protein MNKFRTLDDIDVKAKRVLLRVDLNVPMENGRVSDATRLERVAPTIAEISDKGGKVILLAHFGRPKGRDAKDSLKPVAAALGQVLTKPVAFAEDCIGEAAAKAVAAMKDGDILCLENTRFHKEEEKNDPAFVAELAKLGDIWVNDAFSAAHRAHASTEGLGHKLPAYAGRTMQAELDALGKALEAPTKPVIAIIGGAKVSTKIDLLENLVTKVDALVIGGGMANTFLHAQGVAVGKSLAEKDLAATALRIMEKAEAANCAIILPVDAVVAYHFAANSPSHAYGLDAIPADGMILDVGPQSTARIHAAIDDAKTLVWNGPLGAFEMTPFDRGTVVAAKHAAERTKAKKLVSVAGGGDTVAALNQAGVAGDFSYVSTAGGAFLEWMEGKPLPGVEVLKLR; encoded by the coding sequence ATGAACAAATTCCGCACCCTCGATGACATCGACGTAAAGGCCAAGCGCGTCCTGCTGCGCGTCGACCTCAACGTGCCCATGGAGAACGGCCGCGTCTCCGACGCGACCAGGCTTGAGCGCGTCGCGCCGACCATCGCCGAAATTTCGGACAAGGGCGGCAAGGTTATCCTGCTCGCCCATTTCGGCAGGCCGAAGGGACGCGATGCCAAGGATTCGCTGAAGCCCGTCGCCGCCGCGCTGGGACAGGTCCTCACGAAGCCGGTCGCCTTTGCCGAGGACTGCATCGGCGAGGCCGCGGCCAAGGCCGTGGCTGCGATGAAGGACGGCGATATCCTCTGCCTGGAGAACACCCGCTTCCACAAGGAGGAAGAGAAGAACGATCCGGCGTTCGTGGCTGAGTTGGCAAAGCTCGGTGACATCTGGGTCAACGACGCATTCTCAGCTGCGCACCGCGCGCATGCTTCGACCGAGGGACTTGGCCACAAGCTACCCGCCTATGCCGGCCGCACCATGCAGGCTGAACTCGATGCGCTGGGCAAGGCGCTGGAAGCGCCGACCAAGCCCGTGATCGCGATCATCGGCGGCGCCAAGGTATCGACCAAGATCGACCTTTTGGAAAACCTCGTAACAAAAGTCGATGCGCTCGTCATCGGCGGCGGCATGGCCAACACCTTCCTGCACGCGCAGGGCGTTGCCGTCGGCAAGTCGCTGGCGGAGAAGGATCTCGCGGCGACCGCGCTGCGCATCATGGAAAAGGCCGAGGCTGCGAACTGCGCCATCATCCTCCCCGTCGATGCCGTGGTCGCCTATCACTTTGCGGCCAACTCGCCCTCACATGCCTATGGGCTCGACGCCATCCCGGCCGACGGCATGATCCTCGACGTCGGCCCGCAATCGACCGCGCGGATTCATGCCGCGATCGACGATGCCAAGACACTGGTCTGGAACGGCCCGCTCGGCGCGTTCGAGATGACGCCGTTCGACCGCGGCACGGTCGTTGCGGCCAAGCACGCGGCGGAGCGCACCAAGGCGAAGAAACTGGTTTCGGTCGCCGGTGGCGGCGACACCGTCGCGGCGCTGAATCAGGCCGGCGTGGCAGGCGATTTTTCCTATGTTTCGACGGCCGGCGGCGCGTTTCTCGAATGGATGGAAGGCAAGCCGCTGCCCGGCGTGGAAGTTCTCAAACTGCGTTAG
- a CDS encoding class I fructose-bisphosphate aldolase: MNLADLNKVALAMVTPGKGILAADESSGTIKKRFDAIKVESTEENRRDYREMLFRSSEAMSKYVSGVILYDETIWQNAKDGTPLVKLIEQSGAIPGIKVDEGTQGLPQCPGELVTVGLDKLAERLKKYYERGARFAKWRAVIDIGGGIPTMTAISVNAHALARYAALCQAAQIVPIVEPEVLMDGDHDVDRCYDVTQRVLNKTFQELRVQRVELEGMVLKPNMAISGKKCAKQASVEEVAEKTVRLLKACVPAAVPGIAFLSGGQSDEEATAHLDAMNRIGGLPWRLTFSYGRALQAAPQKAWSGKAENIAAGQRAFTHRARMNALASRGEWETGLEKKVA; the protein is encoded by the coding sequence ATGAATCTCGCTGACCTCAACAAGGTTGCCCTCGCCATGGTCACCCCGGGCAAGGGCATTCTCGCCGCCGACGAATCCTCGGGCACGATCAAGAAGCGCTTTGACGCCATCAAGGTCGAATCGACCGAGGAGAACCGCCGCGACTATCGCGAGATGCTGTTCCGCTCCTCAGAAGCGATGAGCAAGTACGTCTCGGGCGTGATCCTCTACGACGAGACGATCTGGCAGAACGCAAAGGACGGCACGCCGCTGGTCAAGCTGATCGAGCAATCCGGCGCGATCCCCGGCATCAAGGTCGATGAGGGGACACAAGGATTGCCGCAATGTCCGGGCGAACTGGTCACTGTCGGCCTCGACAAGCTCGCCGAACGCCTGAAGAAATATTACGAGCGCGGCGCGCGCTTTGCGAAGTGGCGCGCCGTGATCGACATCGGCGGTGGCATCCCCACCATGACCGCGATCAGCGTCAACGCGCACGCGCTGGCGCGCTATGCAGCGCTGTGCCAGGCGGCGCAGATCGTGCCGATCGTGGAGCCGGAAGTGCTGATGGATGGCGATCACGATGTCGACCGCTGCTATGACGTGACCCAGCGCGTGCTGAACAAGACGTTCCAGGAATTGCGGGTCCAGCGCGTCGAGCTCGAAGGCATGGTGCTGAAGCCCAACATGGCCATTTCAGGCAAGAAGTGCGCGAAGCAGGCGTCCGTCGAGGAAGTCGCCGAGAAGACCGTGCGGCTGTTGAAGGCGTGCGTTCCCGCGGCGGTGCCGGGCATCGCCTTTCTGTCCGGCGGACAGTCCGACGAGGAAGCGACCGCGCATCTGGACGCGATGAATCGTATCGGCGGCCTACCCTGGCGGCTGACATTCTCCTACGGCCGTGCCCTGCAGGCGGCGCCGCAAAAGGCGTGGTCGGGTAAGGCCGAGAATATCGCAGCCGGCCAGCGCGCCTTCACGCACCGCGCGCGGATGAATGCGCTGGCGAGCAGGGGCGAGTGGGAAACCGGCCTGGAAAAGAAGGTCGCCTAG
- the queC gene encoding 7-cyano-7-deazaguanine synthase QueC → MRVLVLHSGGMDSTTCLYQAKVDGHDVVSLGIDYGQRLKVEMLFAEKQCSAQGIPREVVSISWKKPIRSIPEDREIARMRKSVSPAFLPGRNTLFLSIACAHAAGVGAEKVLIGLNCVEFSGYPDCTEEFFNAYKSMALIANPTGPSIEAPLLRLSKREIATQARKLGISKTDTWSCYQPQIDNGNVVPCTRCDACVLHDHAWGGIE, encoded by the coding sequence ATGCGAGTGTTGGTACTACACAGCGGAGGCATGGACTCCACGACCTGCCTTTATCAGGCAAAGGTCGACGGACACGACGTTGTAAGCCTTGGCATCGACTATGGACAGCGGCTGAAGGTAGAAATGCTCTTTGCGGAGAAGCAGTGCTCAGCTCAGGGTATCCCTCGCGAAGTCGTTTCAATCAGTTGGAAAAAGCCAATTCGATCAATCCCAGAAGACAGGGAGATTGCGCGAATGCGAAAGAGCGTCTCCCCCGCCTTTCTCCCCGGTCGCAATACTCTGTTCCTATCCATAGCTTGTGCACATGCAGCGGGCGTCGGCGCGGAAAAGGTATTAATAGGCCTGAACTGCGTCGAATTTTCGGGTTATCCTGATTGCACGGAGGAGTTCTTCAATGCCTACAAATCAATGGCGCTGATCGCAAATCCGACCGGCCCCTCGATAGAGGCGCCCCTTCTTAGGCTGTCGAAACGCGAGATTGCCACGCAGGCAAGAAAGCTCGGCATCAGCAAGACCGACACTTGGAGTTGTTATCAACCCCAAATTGACAATGGCAACGTCGTGCCATGCACCAGATGCGATGCGTGCGTTTTGCATGATCACGCATGGGGTGGCATTGAATGA